The following proteins are encoded in a genomic region of Cryptomeria japonica chromosome 11, Sugi_1.0, whole genome shotgun sequence:
- the LOC131077737 gene encoding nod factor hydrolase protein 1 has protein sequence MKNSQYIIRIVFLLVCLLFCSAEAAGCASSNVKAAYWPSYTASFMPPASINSAVYSHIFYAFATMNDQTFQVEDQKMMAQFTATVQRKNPCVKTLISVGGGGSNSTAFALMATNPIRRAVFIKSAIALARRHNFHGLDLDWEYPTNTTEMENLGKLFSEWRHAINLESRSSGRPPLLLTAAVYFAQRFFLWGELRSYPTASIAKNLDWVNVMAFDYHGSWDTSATGAHAALYDSSSNVSTSYGISTWVDSGLPPRKVVMGMPLYGRSWVLKSQNQTGIGAPAVAAGPKQNLSAETGVMFFSEVRDFIREKHATEVYDPESVSAYCYAGDLWVGYDNQDSVAAKVKFAKQKGLSGYFFWAISQDSNWMLSTTASLSWNK, from the exons ATGAAGAACTCGCAATACATTATACGAATTGTATTTCTGTTAGTATGTTTACTCTTCTGTTCGGCAGAGGCAGCAGGTTGTGCTTCATCAAATGTTAAGGCTGCGTATTGGCCATCTTACACCGCCTCATTCATGCCGCCCGCCTCCATCAACTCAGCCGTCTACTCTCACATCTTCTACGCCTTTGCAACTATGAATGACCAAACATTCCAGGTTGAGGATCAGAAAATGATGGCCCAATTCACCGCAACAGTGCAGCGGAAAAACCCGTGCGTAAAGACTCTCATCTCCGTCGGAGGCGGGGGTTCCAACTCCACTGCCTTTGCTCTCATGGCAACCAATCCCATCCGCCGTGCAGTCTTCATAAAATCAGCCATCGCCCTCGCCAGACGCCACAACTTCCACGGCCTCGACCTCGATTGGGAATATCCCACCAACACTACGGAAATGGAGAATTTGGGCAAATTGTTCTCCGAGTGGAGACACGCCATAAATTTGGAGAGCAGATCGTCTGGTCGGCCTCCGCTTCTCCTGACCGCAGCCGTGTATTTTGCGCAGAGATTCTTCTTGTGGGGTGAGCTAAGAAGCTACCCGACGGCCTCCATTGCCAAAAACCTCGACTGGGTAAATGTGATGGCCTTTGATTATCACGGCTCATGGGACACTTCCGCGACCGGAGCACACGCGGCTCTTTATGATAGCAGCTCTAACGTTTCGACCAGCTATGGGATTTCAACTTGGGTCGACTCCGGATTGCCGCCGCGTAAAGTTGTGATGGGGATGCCGCTCTACGGGCGTTCGTGGGTGCTCAAGTCGCAAAACCAGACGGGCATAGGAGCTCCTGCAGTGGCGGCTGGTCCCAAGCAAAATCTCAGCGCCGAAACCGGTGTTATGTTCTTCTCAGAGGTACGAGACTTCATACGGGAGAAGCATGCGACCGAGGTGTACGATCCTGAAAGCGTCTCAGCTTACTGCTATGCGGGAGACTTATGGGTTGGTTATGATAACCAGGACTCCGTGGCTGCTAAGGTTAAGTTTGCTAAGCAAAAGGGGCTGTCGGGATACTTCTTCTGGGCTATTAGCCAGGATAGTAATTGGATGTTGTCCACCACAG CGTCTCTGTCGTGGAACAAATGA